From Candidatus Dormiibacterota bacterium, a single genomic window includes:
- a CDS encoding low molecular weight phosphotyrosine protein phosphatase, with protein sequence MPPGACDNDPVRVAMVCLGNICRSPMAAVVAGAMVEQAGLSGLVVVESFGTANYHAGELADPGALGALRRRGWPAGGHRARQLLPEHVVAADLVLCADRS encoded by the coding sequence TGCCGCCGGGCGCCTGCGACAATGACCCGGTGCGGGTGGCCATGGTCTGTCTGGGGAACATCTGCCGGTCGCCGATGGCGGCGGTCGTGGCCGGGGCGATGGTGGAGCAGGCGGGGCTCTCGGGCCTGGTGGTGGTCGAGTCGTTCGGGACGGCGAACTACCACGCGGGCGAACTGGCCGATCCGGGCGCGCTGGGCGCGCTGCGCCGTCGGGGCTGGCCCGCGGGCGGGCACCGGGCCCGCCAACTCCTGCCCGAGCACGTGGTGGCCGCGGACCTCGTGCTGTGCGCCGACCGCTC